One Thermococcus sp. DNA window includes the following coding sequences:
- a CDS encoding haloacid dehalogenase has product MKMEEIIEAIRSVLDEKDSLREEALKLTREIVRLSGDTVKAIHRGELNLAKERWEETRERVERLREMLKDHPDLYYSGYVQTANQEFVEASLLLSYVEGQPYPSPEKLGVPHADYALGIGDFIGELRRYFLHRLLEGDIERAENVYREMESVYNAFITLEYPKGLVNVRQKQDQARYVLERTLEDLVRAKLNRSLEKKLEKALNND; this is encoded by the coding sequence ATGAAGATGGAGGAGATTATAGAGGCCATAAGGAGCGTTCTGGACGAGAAAGATTCCCTGAGGGAGGAGGCCCTTAAACTTACGAGGGAAATCGTCAGGCTTAGCGGAGATACCGTTAAAGCAATCCACCGCGGAGAGCTAAACCTCGCAAAGGAGCGCTGGGAAGAAACTAGAGAGAGGGTAGAAAGACTCAGGGAGATGCTGAAAGACCACCCGGACCTCTACTACTCCGGCTACGTTCAGACCGCCAACCAGGAGTTCGTTGAGGCCTCGCTCCTCCTCAGCTACGTTGAAGGCCAACCGTATCCGTCCCCTGAGAAGCTGGGCGTTCCCCACGCCGATTACGCCCTGGGTATTGGGGACTTCATCGGCGAGCTCAGGAGGTATTTTCTTCACAGACTCCTGGAGGGGGACATTGAAAGGGCAGAAAATGTCTACCGCGAAATGGAGAGCGTTTACAACGCCTTTATAACGCTTGAGTACCCGAAGGGTCTAGTAAACGTCAGGCAGAAGCAGGACCAGGCACGCTACGTCCTTGAGAGGACACTCGAGGATTTGGTGAGGGCAAAGCTCAACAGAAGCCTTGAGAAAAAGCTTGAGAAGGCATTGAATAATGATTGA
- a CDS encoding methionine adenosyltransferase codes for MAEKVRNIVVEELVRTPVEMQKVELVERKGIGHPDSIADGIAEAVSRALSREYIKRYGIILHHNTDQVEVVGGRAYPQFGGGEVIKPIYILLSGRAVEMVDREFFPVHEIAIKAAKDYLKKAVRHLDIENHVVIDSRIGQGSVDLVGVFNKAKENPIPLANDTSFGVGYAPLSETEKIVLETEKALNSDEFKKEWPAVGEDIKVMGLRRGDEIDLTIAAAIVDSEVENPDEYMAVKEAIYEKAKEIVEAHTERPTKIYVNTADDPKDGIYYITVTGTSAEAGDDGSVGRGNRVNGLITPNRHMSMEAAAGKNPVSHVGKIYNLLSMLIANDIAEQVEGVEEVYVRILSQIGKPIDEPLVASVQIIPKKGYSIDVLQKPAYEIADEWLANITKIQKLILEDKLNVF; via the coding sequence ATGGCCGAGAAGGTTAGGAACATCGTCGTTGAGGAGCTCGTAAGGACTCCTGTTGAGATGCAGAAGGTTGAACTCGTCGAGAGAAAGGGTATAGGTCACCCGGACAGCATTGCCGACGGTATCGCCGAGGCGGTCAGCAGAGCCCTCAGCAGGGAGTACATCAAGAGATACGGCATAATCCTCCACCACAACACTGACCAGGTTGAAGTCGTTGGCGGTAGGGCCTATCCGCAGTTTGGCGGTGGAGAGGTCATAAAGCCGATTTACATCCTCCTCTCCGGAAGGGCAGTTGAGATGGTTGACAGGGAGTTCTTCCCGGTCCACGAGATAGCCATAAAGGCCGCAAAGGACTATCTCAAAAAGGCCGTTAGGCACCTTGACATCGAGAACCACGTTGTCATAGACTCACGCATCGGACAGGGAAGCGTTGACCTCGTGGGTGTCTTCAACAAGGCCAAGGAGAACCCGATTCCGCTCGCCAACGACACATCCTTTGGAGTCGGCTACGCCCCGCTCAGCGAAACGGAAAAGATAGTTCTTGAGACTGAGAAAGCACTCAACAGCGACGAGTTCAAGAAGGAATGGCCGGCCGTCGGCGAGGACATCAAAGTCATGGGTCTCAGGAGGGGAGATGAGATTGACCTCACAATAGCCGCGGCTATAGTGGACAGTGAAGTTGAAAACCCCGACGAGTACATGGCAGTTAAGGAAGCTATCTACGAGAAAGCTAAAGAGATAGTCGAGGCCCACACAGAGAGACCTACAAAGATATACGTTAACACAGCCGATGATCCAAAAGATGGAATTTATTACATCACTGTCACAGGAACGAGCGCGGAAGCTGGAGACGACGGTAGCGTTGGAAGGGGCAACCGCGTAAACGGCCTCATCACTCCAAACAGGCACATGAGTATGGAAGCCGCGGCCGGAAAGAACCCGGTTAGCCACGTTGGAAAGATATACAACCTCCTCTCTATGCTCATAGCCAACGACATAGCCGAGCAGGTCGAGGGAGTTGAGGAGGTCTACGTGAGGATTCTGAGCCAGATAGGCAAGCCAATTGACGAGCCCCTCGTTGCCAGCGTCCAGATAATCCCGAAGAAGGGCTACTCAATCGACGTCCTCCAGAAGCCGGCCTACGAGATTGCCGACGAGTGGCTAGCCAACATAACGAAGATACAGAAGCTGATTCTTGAGGACAAGCTCAACGTCTTCTGA
- a CDS encoding endonuclease V, whose product MIELNNYIIREKLKKIAEVQERLSKRITERPVRREDVKTVGAVDVSYRGNTAVSALVVCTFPKCEVLETRTVKTQVGFPYVPTYFFLRETRPVLLVVGNANFDVLLVEGHGRAHPRGYGLASHIGLLIGKPVIGVARKPLRGVSPELYRRVGKAYVSVGHLIDLTSAVEIVKILNDNGYPKPLKLADKLSKRCNR is encoded by the coding sequence ATGATTGAATTAAACAATTACATAATTCGGGAAAAACTCAAAAAAATTGCCGAGGTTCAGGAGAGACTCTCGAAAAGGATAACCGAGAGACCCGTGAGAAGGGAAGACGTCAAAACCGTAGGTGCCGTTGATGTCTCCTACCGGGGAAACACGGCAGTCTCGGCCCTCGTGGTGTGCACCTTTCCAAAATGCGAGGTGCTTGAAACGAGAACTGTCAAAACGCAGGTTGGATTTCCCTACGTTCCAACCTACTTCTTTCTCAGAGAGACAAGGCCAGTCCTGCTCGTGGTTGGAAACGCTAACTTCGACGTTCTACTGGTGGAGGGACACGGAAGGGCCCACCCAAGGGGCTATGGTCTGGCCTCCCACATAGGGCTTCTCATCGGAAAGCCCGTTATCGGGGTGGCAAGGAAACCCTTACGGGGGGTTTCGCCCGAGCTGTACAGAAGGGTAGGAAAAGCTTATGTAAGCGTCGGGCATCTGATAGACTTGACCTCAGCAGTTGAGATAGTTAAGATACTAAACGATAATGGATATCCGAAACCCCTCAAGCTCGCTGATAAGCTCTCGAAGAGGTGCAACCGATGA